The Helicobacter fennelliae nucleotide sequence TGTGGTCTTTTTTTGGGTGATGATATGCAAAAACTGCTCGATTTTATCATTTGTAATCAACTCAGATTCAAGCATTTTGAGGATTTTTTGGGCGTTGATTTTGGAATTTGGGGCGATGTAGAGCTCTGGCTCAATGATTGTTTTTAGCTCATCACAAAGATTTGTATAGATTCTGTGTTTATCCAAAAGCAAAAGTTTAGACACACTCTCTGGCTTAAATACCTTCAACGCACACAACTCTATAATAATGCCAATGGTATCAAGCATATCATTATGATAAGGCTTGAGATATTCAAAGCATTTTAATAATTTATCCATTCACACTCCTTACTAGATTCCAAATCCAAACTCTATAATAATTTTTATTGATTTATGATGTTGTTTATCTCAAATTTATGCCGAAATTTTAGCAAAAATTACACAAAAGTGATAATCTTGCGATAAACAAATTTTATATAGATTCTGATAGATTCTATAAAGAGGTGAGCTATGGTAGAGATTTTTCCAGCTATTGATTTAAAAGATGGCAAGGCTGTGCGACTACTAAAAGGCGAAATGCAGAGCGCAAAAATTTATGGGGATTGCGTTGAATTTGCACAATACTTCGAATCAATCGGGGCAAAATGGATACATATTGTGGATTTAGACGGGGCATTCAAAGGATCAGCACAGAATCTAGAATCTATCAAAAAAATACGACAAGCAACAAATCTCAAAATACAGCTTGGAGGCGGAATCCGAAATGAAGACACGATAAAAATGTATCTGCATTTAGGCATTAATCGTATTATATTAGGCTCTATGGCATTGGAGAATCCAGAATTTGCAAAACAAATGGCGGAGAAATACCCCATTGCTATTGGCATTGACGCAAAAGATGGCAAAGTCGCCACACAAGGCTGGATAGAAGTCGGGCAAACTGATGCATTTGCTTTGGCGAAAGACTTTAGAGATTCTGGCATTCAGGCTATCATCTGCACTGATATTGTAAGAGATGGTGCGCTAAGTGGAATCAATGTGGATTTTACTTTAAAAATGGCAGAAGCAAGCCAATGTTTTGTGATTGCAAGTGGCGGATTTGCAAGCATTGATGAGATCAAAAATCTATCAAAAGCATTCACCCAAAAAGGAATACAAGGCGGGCTTATCATCGGTAAAGCATTCTATGAGGGCAAAATAAAACTTGAGGAAGTTTTTGAAATACTCAAATAACAATCAAAATATATATTATGTAATATTAAATTTTTATGCTAAAATTCTATTTTTAAGTTGCGATTTTATATTTGAATGCATATTTAAATTGACAAATTCATAAAGGAGATAGCTTGAAAATATTAGTTGTTGATGATAGCTCAACTATGCGCAGAATTATTAAAAACACTTTGCAACGACTAGGATACGAAGATATTTTAGAAGCTGAGCATGGCGTTCAAGCTTGGGAGATTTTAGATAGCACACAAAATGTTCAAGTTCTTATCACAGACTGGAATATGCCAGAAATGAATGGGCTGGAGCTTGTCAAAAAAGTCCGATCAGATGAGCGATACAAAGACATTCCTATTATTATGGTTACGACAGAAGGCGGAAAAGCAGAAGTCATCACCGCGCTTAAAGCCGGGGTCAATAACTATATCGTGAAGCCATTTACTCCTCAAGTCTTAAAAGAAAAGCTTGAAGTTGTTTTGGGCGTGAATGATTGATACGCACTTGCATTATTTAAAGATAATATAAAGAATAAATTTGGAAGATTATTTTGAAACCCTCATCATTCCAAATGCCCTATCTGACATATTTATAGATTTTATCATCGAGCAGACAAACCAAGCTATCGAAGAGATTTCTTCATCAAAACTATCGCAACACAATCAAGATTTTAGCTTTTATAATCTCTCATCTTTTCCGCAAAACTCCACTGCGATTATCCTCCGCCTAGAGCAGAATCCAAGCCCACTTATCAATACGCTAAAAGACTTTAGCGACACTCTTTCAATGAGGACTTCTCAACATATCGGATTTGCCTACTACACACAAACCAAACACAATATCGATTGGATTGAAGCATATCGCAAAAGCGTTACACCGATACAATGTGAAAACTTCTATATCCACCCATCATGGTATCCGCCCCAAAAAAACGCTATCAATATCACAATCGACCCTGCCCTTGCGTTTGGCTCTGGACATCATGCAAGCACTTTTATGTGTATTGAATTATTGCAAAATCTCAATCTCTCCGACAAAACCGCGCTAGATGTCGGCTGCGGAAGCGGAATCTTAAGTATTGTCATGGCAAAAAAGGGGGCAAACATTGATGCGTGCGATGTCGATGCACTTGCCATAGCAGAATCTCGCAAAAACTTCGCACTCAATGCAATCACAGCATATAACATTTGGGAAGGCTCGATAGAGTGCGCAACCCAACACTATGATGTGATTTGTGCAAATATTCTTGCTGATATAATTATCATTCTTCATAATGATTTTAAAAACGCCTTAAAAAAACAAGGGATTTTGATTCTCTCTGGCATCATAGAAAGCAAGATAAACCAAGTTATCGATGTTTTCAAAGATTTTGAAGTGCAAGAAAAACGACTCAAAGATGAATGGGCTAGCTTAAAGTTAGTTTTAAAGGAAGAAGATTAATCCAAATATACTATAATCGAGATTTTAGTTATATTTAAAACAAATAAGAAAATGAGGAAAAAATGACACCAAATGAAAATCCCAATGACAAAAAACCACCCATAAAACAGAATCCAATTTTACTTTTTATTGTATTTGCGATTGTTGCTATGCTTATTATCAAATTTACAAGCTCAGATTCTAGTGGAATGTTTAGTGGAGGCTTTAGCGGTGGCTCGACAAAAAACATTGAATATTATGAGCTCAAACAACTTATAGCAAGCAAACAAGTCAGTAGCGTAAGTATCGGACAAACAATAATCAAAGCAAATGGTATCGATATGAATGGTCGCGCAGTAACCTATATCGCAAGAAAAGTCGCTGATACATCGCTTGTTCCACTTTTGGAAGAAAATAAAATCACCTATGGTGGCTTTAGTGAATCAAACTTTTTTACAGATATGCTCGGTTGGCTCTTGCCTATTTTTGTGTTTTTGGGACTTTGGATGTTTTTGGCAAATCGTATGCAAAAAAATATGGGCGGCGGAATCTTTGGTATGGGAAGTAGCAAAAAACTTGTCAATGCCGAAAAACCAAAAGTGAAATTTGATGATATGGCTGGAAATGAAGAGGCAAAAGAAGAAGTTGTCGAAATCGTTGATTTTCTCAAATACCCCGATCGATACGCTGCTGTTGGCGCAAAAATACCAAAAGGTGTTTTGCTTGTAGGACCTCCGGGCACAGGAAAAACCCTGCTTGCCAAAGCTGTGGCAGGTGAAGCGAATGTGCCATTTTTTTCGATGAGTGGAAGTAGCTTTATTGAAATGTTTGTCGGACTTGGCGCAAGCAGAGTGAGGGATTTATTTGAAATGGCTAAAAAAGAAGCACCAAGCATTATTTTTATCGATGAAATTGATGCGATTGGTAAATCTCGCGCAGCAGGCGGAATGATTAGCGGTAATGATGAGCGAGAGCAAACCCTTAATCAACTTCTAGCAGAAATGGACGGATTTGGAAGCGAAAACGCGCCTGTGATCGTCTTAGCCGCCACAAATCGCCCTGAAGTGCTTGATCCTGCGCTTTTGCGTCCGGGTCGATTTGATCGGCAGGTTTTGGTGGATAAGCCAGATTTTAATGGGCGAGTTGAGATTCTCAAAGTCCATATCAAATCTGTCAAACTCGC carries:
- the hisA gene encoding 1-(5-phosphoribosyl)-5-[(5-phosphoribosylamino)methylideneamino]imidazole-4-carboxamide isomerase, coding for MVEIFPAIDLKDGKAVRLLKGEMQSAKIYGDCVEFAQYFESIGAKWIHIVDLDGAFKGSAQNLESIKKIRQATNLKIQLGGGIRNEDTIKMYLHLGINRIILGSMALENPEFAKQMAEKYPIAIGIDAKDGKVATQGWIEVGQTDAFALAKDFRDSGIQAIICTDIVRDGALSGINVDFTLKMAEASQCFVIASGGFASIDEIKNLSKAFTQKGIQGGLIIGKAFYEGKIKLEEVFEILK
- a CDS encoding chemotaxis response regulator CheY; amino-acid sequence: MKILVVDDSSTMRRIIKNTLQRLGYEDILEAEHGVQAWEILDSTQNVQVLITDWNMPEMNGLELVKKVRSDERYKDIPIIMVTTEGGKAEVITALKAGVNNYIVKPFTPQVLKEKLEVVLGVND
- a CDS encoding 50S ribosomal protein L11 methyltransferase; this translates as MEDYFETLIIPNALSDIFIDFIIEQTNQAIEEISSSKLSQHNQDFSFYNLSSFPQNSTAIILRLEQNPSPLINTLKDFSDTLSMRTSQHIGFAYYTQTKHNIDWIEAYRKSVTPIQCENFYIHPSWYPPQKNAINITIDPALAFGSGHHASTFMCIELLQNLNLSDKTALDVGCGSGILSIVMAKKGANIDACDVDALAIAESRKNFALNAITAYNIWEGSIECATQHYDVICANILADIIIILHNDFKNALKKQGILILSGIIESKINQVIDVFKDFEVQEKRLKDEWASLKLVLKEED